From the Pomacea canaliculata isolate SZHN2017 linkage group LG14, ASM307304v1, whole genome shotgun sequence genome, one window contains:
- the LOC112555605 gene encoding NKAP-like protein yields MGTISKMRMYQPGEEEERLVGPKPYVESTAEKPLNYGKALLPGEGAAMAAYIAEGKRIPRRGEIGLTSDEIQSFEQVGYVMSGSRHRPREAVPHRKKKIDISAWVWPELQEQEKRWNKIVSWVKEKDNLRT; encoded by the exons ATGGGGACTATCTCAAAAATGCGCATGTATC AACCTGgtgaggaggaagaaagactTGTCGGCCCTAAACCTTATGTAGAAAGCACTGCAGAGAAACCTTTAAA CTATGGCAAGGCCTTGCTGCCTGGTGAAGGAGCAGCCATGGCAGCCTACATTGCTGAAGGCAAAAGAATTCCCCGTAGGGGTGAGATTGGCTTGACATCTGATGAGATCCAGTCATTTGAACAAGTTGGCTATGTCATGAGTGGTAGCAG ACATAGGCCTAGGGAAGCTGTACCTCatcgaaagaagaaaattgacATCTCAGCTTGGGTTTGGCCTGAATTACAAGAACAGGAAAAGCGATGgaacaaaattgtttcttgggtgaaagaaaaggacaatCTCAGGACATGA